One Polaribacter reichenbachii genomic window, AATAAATCTTGAATGTTAATAGAGTTAGACGTTTCAAATGAAGTTGCAGTGTTTAAACCTGTAACCAAAGCATTACTTTCAAATTCATCTATTACAATAAATTGTATTTCTCCATCTTCTTCACAGTTAGTAAATGTAAAAGCTACAAAGAGCACAAGCATTGTTTGAATAATTTTAATTTTTTTCATAATTTTTTTATTTATAAGTTATTAAATGTTGTTTCACAAATATAGAAAAATAATGAAGTTATTATTTACAATTCATACAACATTCCATACAATCGATACAACTTTTAAACATAAAACCAGATTATTCTTTCCAATTTATAGGATTAACCAATAAATTTGATATCTTTTTTTATGACATAAATCACGATAATACATTCAGAATATTGTATTTTTGTGTGAGAACTATTTAACAAATTTTAAAAATATTTATATGAAAGTTACAGTTGTTGGTGCAGGTGCAGTAGGTGCAAGTTGTGCAGAATATATTGCAATTAAAGATTTCGCTTCTGAAGTTGTAATCTTAGACATTAAAGAAGGTTTTGCAGAAGGTAAAGCAATGGATTTAATGCAAACTGCTTCTCTTAACGGTTTTGATACTAAAATTACAGGAAGTACAAGTGATTATTCTAAAACTGCAAATTCTGATGTTTGTGTAATTACTTCTGGTATTCCTAGAAAACCAGGTATGACTCGTGAAGAATTAATTGGAATTAATGCAGGAATCGTAAAAACTGTTTCTTCTAGTTTAATAGAACACTCTCCAAACACTATTATTATTGTGGTTTCTAACCCAATGGATACTATGACATATTTAGTGCATAAAACTACAGGATTACCAAAAAACAGAATTATTGGTATGGGTGGTGCTTTAGATTCTGCTCGTTTTAAATACAGATTAGCAGAAGCATTAGGTGCTCCTATTTCTGATGTTGATGGAATGGTTATTGGTGGACATTCTGACAAAGGAATGGTACCTTTAACTAGATTGGCTACTCGTAACTCTGTTCCTGTTTCAGAATTTATTTCAGAAGAAAGATTAGAGCAAGTTTTACAAGACACTAAAGTTGGTGGTGCTACTCTAACTGGTTTATTAGGCACTTCTGCTTGGTATGCTCCAGGTGCTGCAGTTTCTGGTTTAGTACAAGCAATTGCTTGCGACCAAAAGAAAATTTACCCTTGTTCTACTTTATTAGATGGCGAATATGGTTTATCTGATTTATGTATTGGAGTTCCTGTTGTTTTAGGTAAAAATGGTATAGAAAGTATTGTAGAAATTAATTTAAGTGATGCTGAAAAAGCACATTTAGAAGAATCTGCTGCAGGTGTTTCTAAAACAAATGGTTTATTAGAACTATAATATAAAGTCTTTTTTTATTGACTTATCTAAAATCCAGCTTTTTTGAGCTGGATTTTTTTATTGCTTTTATTTAAAAATTAGATTCTCTTTTTTAGATAAATCATTAATATAAATCTATTTTTTATTTAGCTATTTAAACTACGTATTTTTGTAAAATAATTGCTAAAAAAATGACAAACCAAACAAACACTATTTTAAAAAACGTATTCGGTTATGATAATTTTCGTCCCTTACAAGAAGAAATTATCAACAGAACCTTAGAAGGTAAAGATAGTTTTGTATTGATGCCAACTGGTGGAGGAAAATCGATGTGTTTTCAAATTCCTGCTTTAATTTTTAACGGAATAACAATTGTAGTTTCTCCTTTAATTTCTTTAATGAAAGATCAAGTTCAGGCATTAAAATCAAACGGAATTAAAGCAGACTTTTTTAACAGTTCTATTTCTGTTGAAGAAGAAAACAATGTTATCAATAAAGCAATTAATGGCGAATTACAGCTTTTATATTTATCTCCAGAAAAACTAATTACAGTAAGTAATTCTTGGCTAAAACAATTAAACATAAAATTAGTTGCTATTGATGAAGCACATTGTGTGAGTATGTGGGGTCACGATTTTAGACCAGAATACACACAACTAAAAATATTTAGAAACTCTTTACCAAATGTACCTTTTATGGCGTTAACTGCTACTGCAGATAAATCTGCCAGAAAAGATATAGAAGCGCAATTAGGTCTAAGAAACTCAAAATTATTTATCTCTTCTTTTGATAGAAAAAACTTAAGTATTGAAGTAAGAGGTCAAGTCACTAAAAAGAAAAAACTACAAGAAATTATCACCTTTATTAAAAGAAGGAAAAATGAAAGTGGCATTATTTATTGTTTAAGCAGAAAAAACACAGAAGAAGTAGCTAATTACCTGCAAGGTGAAGGCCATAATGTAGCCTTTTATCACGCAGGAATGAGCAATGAAGAAAGAGAAAAAACACAAACAGATTTTATAAATGATGAAACAAAAATAATTGTAGCAACGATTGCTTTTGGTATGGGTATAGACAAATCTAACGTTCGCTTTGTAATTCATTACAACTTACCTAAAAATCTCGAAGGATATTATCAAGAAATAGGAAGAGCAGGAAGAGATGGATTACCATCAGAAACGATGCTTTACTATAATATGAGAGATTTTGTATTGTATAGCCAATTTGCAGATGATGGCGCAAATACTGCCATGCAAAAAGAAAAGCTGAATAGAATGCTTCAATTTGCAGAAGCCAAATCTTGTAGAAGGAAAATATTATTATCTTATTTTGGAGAACATCTTACTGAAAATTGTGGCAATTGTGATGTTTGCGAAAATCCACCTAAAGATTTTGACGGTACAATTTTATCACAAAAAGCGCTTTCTGGAATTGCAAGAATGAAAGAAAAAGATGGAATTACAATGCTAATAAATGTTTTGAGAGGTAGCAATAACGCAGATATTCATTCCAATCAATATTTTAATCTAAAAACTTATGGAATAGGAAAAGAAATTTCTTTTTTCGATTGGAGAGATTATGTAATTCAAATGGCAAACCAAGGTTTAATAGAAATTATGTATGCTGAAAATTCTGCTTTAAAAATTACACCCATTGGTTGGCAAGTTTTAAAAGGCCAAAAAAAGATTCGACTAACAACGCCTATAAGCCCTAATGATAAAAAGAAGAAACAAAAAATAGTAAAAACTACTGTTTTGGGTGATGTAAATAACGATTTATTTACGGCGCTCAAAAAATTGAGACATTCAATAGCTAAAGAAGAAAATATGCCAGCTTACATTGTTTTTAATGATAAAACATTAAAATTAATGGCTAGTGAACAACCTACTACCGAAAATGAATTTTTAGCGATTTCTGGGGTTGGAATGAGCAAAATGGAAAAATATGGAGATGATTTTATGAATGTAATACGTGAGTTTAATAATGTAGCTAAACCTCGTAAAACACCTACAACACAAAAAACATTCGATCTTTACAAACAAGGTTTAAACCCGAAAGAAATTGCAGAAAAAAGAGAGTTATCTGTAACCACAATTTTTTCGCATTTATCTCAACTTTACTCAGAAGGAAAAGACATCAATTTAGAAAAATATGTATCCGAAGAAATTATAGATAAAGTTAGAATTGTTTTTAATCAATTAAATCGAAAACAAGAATTAAAACCTATTTACGAGAAACTTAACGAAGAAGTTTCTTACAGTCAAATTAGAATTGGCATTACTTTAATTCTTAAAAACGAATAAGAGACATCCTTTTCCTTATTACTGATTATCAAATCAATAAAGCTTTAGATTATATTGGGTGGTTTTTATCAGAAATAGAATAAATTCAGGGTTTTTTATATTCTTTTAGCCTCTTTTTTGTAACCTTTTAGCAAAAAAGGCTGTATTCCTAAAATTGAAGTTTTTTACTTCTACAAAAAGCAATCTTTTTTTATATATTTGGCGCATGAACCCAAAATGGTACTTTAGTGCACTTTTAGTTTTATTTACATTTCTTGGCACTTTCCAAGAAAATATTCCTGTACCTAATCAAGAAATTGTTTTAGAGTTTAATAATTCTAAAATTGATGCTAAAGAAATAGCATATACCATTGCCGATTTAAAAAATCGACTAACTACAGCTGGTGCTTCAAATATTCAAATTAAAGAATCTACAAATGGCACTTTAAAGATTTTTTATTACAGTGCAGATCACGTTTCTCATATTAAAGATGCGCTTTCTAAAAAAGAAAAAATCGCTATAAAAAGTTCATCTAACAATACTGATGAAAATAAGGCCCCATCAGAAAAAACATCAAACTTTAATTTTGATGTTTACGAGTTAGAAAAAGACTCAAATACATCAAATTTTGATGGTAATTCTATACTAGAAATCAAATACGATTCAGATAGATATACAAATACTCAAAACTATGCTTCATCAATAAAAATATTATCTATTGAAGCCAACACTGTTTTTAAATCTAAATCTAGATTTTATAAAAGATTATTTATTGTAAAAAACAGTACATCTCACAACATTCCAGAGGTTAGAGCTGGTCCATTTTATCAGTTCGTATAAAATTATTTAGGTAGATATTTTTTTTAATATCTACCCTCAGAATTGAACATCTTCTCAATCATCTGAAAACAAATCAATAAACATAATTAAATGTCAAAAAGTTCGAGAAGTTATCTATATTTGCTCGTTTTAAAAATTTTTGACTAAAAACATATAAAATGCAAAATAAAGGACTAATTAAAATATTCGCTATTCTTTTCGGATTAGTGAGTTTGTATCAATTATCATTCACTTTTTTAGCTAATAAAGTAGAAGATGATGCAGTAACTTATGCTAACAATAAAACTGTAGAAGGTGATGATGCAAGACAAAAAGCAGCTTACGAAAGAAAATATCTAGACAGTGTTGCTAACAAAGATATTATCGATTTAGGAATAGCAGAATATTCTTATAACGATGTTAAAGACAAAGAAATGAATCTTGGTCTTGATTTAAAAGGTGGTATTAATGCAATTTTACAAGTATCTGTAAAAGAAGTATTAAAAAGCTTAGCTAACGATTCTAAAAATGAAGTATTTAACAATGCATTAGAAGCTGCAGACTTAAGATTAAAGAACAGTAATTCTAATTATTTAGATTTATTTTTCGAAGAATTTGAAAAAATTGCAGGTACTACTAAATTAAGTGATCCTTCTATTTTTGGTACAAAAGCTTTAAGCGAAAAGATTTCTTTTGATGAAGATAATGCAACCGTAAAAGAAACATTACAAGAAGAAATTAACGGTTCTATAGTTACAACTTTAGAAGTTTTAAGAAGTAGAATTGATAAATTTGGAGTTGCTTCTCCTAAAATTCAAAGAATTGGTAACTCTGGTAGAATTCAAATAGAATTACCTGGTGCTAAAGATATAGATCGTGTATCTAAATTAATTACAAGTAAAGCTGAATTACAGTTTTGGGAAGTACATTCTAATGTAGAAGTACAAAACTTTTTCTTTTCTGCAAATGCAAAAGTTGCAGAATTATTAAAAGATGATTCTGTTTTAGAAGTAGAAAAAGACACTACTAAAAAAGATGAAATTGATGATTTATTAGGTGAAGAATCAGATTCTACAAATGTTCAGAAGAATTTATTTACCTACTTAATGCCAAACTTTGCGCAGTCTCAACAACAAGTAAGTTCTGTAGTAGCTTATGCAAAAGTATTAGATACAGCTACTGTTAACGATTTATTATCTAAAAAAGAAATTAGAGCTTTATTGCCAAAAGAAGTAAAATATGCTAAATTCTTATGGGATTATAAATCGAACACAAGTAATGATGATACATCAGAAATAATTGCTTTATACGCTATTAAAGGAAATAGAAATGATGTTGCAAATATTGAAGGTGATGTAATTTTAGATGCAGGTCAAGTATTTGACCAATTAAACAAACCAGAGGTTTCTATGACAATGAATACTTCTGGATCTAAACAATGGGCTAAATTAACTGGTGATAATACTGGTGGTTTTGTAGCTGTTGTTTTAGATGATTATGTGTATACTGCACCATCTGTTCCTGGAGCAATTACTGGTGGTAGAACATCTATTTCTGGAGGAACAATGACAGTTGCAGAAGCAGAAGATATTGCAACTGTATTAAAAGCTGGTAAATTACCTGCTGCTGCAAGAATGATTCAAGCACAAGTAGTTGGACCATCTTTAGGACAAGAAGCAATCGATGCAAGTTTTATCTCTTTTGGTTTAGCTATCGTTTTAGTTTTACTTTGGATGATTTTATATTATGGTAAAGCAGGTTTATATTCTGATATCGCCTTAATTGTAAACATTTTATTTATCTTCGGAATCTTAGCTTCTTTTGGAGCTGTATTAACTTTACCTGGTATTGCTGGTATTATCTTAACAATAGGTATGTCTGTAGATGCCAACGTAATTATTTTCGAAAGAATTAAAGAAGGTTTATTTAAAAAGAAAGGTTTAAAACAATCTGTAGAAGAAGGTTTTAGTTTTAAAGGAGCTTTATCTGCAATTATAGATGCTAACATTACTACATTCTTAACAGGTATTATCTTATATGTTTTTGGTACAGGACCAATTAAAGGTTTTGCATTAACATTAATGATTGGTATTTTAACATCTTTCTTTACAGCTGTATTTATTACACGTATTTTAATTGATGGTGCTGTTAATAAAGGAAGTATATTAACTTTTAATACATCTATTTCTAAAGGATGGTTCCAAAACATAAATGTAGAGTTCTTAAAGAAACGTAAGATTGCCTATATCATTTCTGGAGCAATTATTCTTGCAGGATTAGTTTCTATTTGGCAAATTGGCTTAAAACAAGGAGTTGACTTTAAAGGAGGTCGTTCTTATGTTGTTCGTTTCGATCAAGATATGAGTGCTACAGAAGTTGCAAGTACTTTAAAAGATGCTTTTGGTACAGCACCAGAAGTAAAAACTTACGGACAAGCAAATCAATTAAAAATAACAACTGTTTATAAAATTGAAGAAGAAGGTCAAGAAATTGATGATGTTGTTCAAAATGCTTTATACACAGGTTTAAAATCTTATTTAGGCGATACTACTTACGAAAACTTTAAACCAGGTTTTGAAAAAGAAGGTGCAGGTGTAATGAGCTCTATTAAAGTAGAACCAACTATTGCAGATGATATTAAAACATCAGCTTTATATGCCGTTTTCGGATCTTTATTAGTAGTTTTCTTATACATTTTATTACGTTTTAGAAAAGTATCTTTCTCTATTGGTGCTGTATTAGCAGTATTCCATGATGTATTAATTGTATTAGGTGTTTTCTCTATCACTTACAGTTTTATGCCTTTTGATATGGAAATTGGGCAATCATTTATTGCAGCCATACTAACCGTAGTTGGTTACTCTCTGAATGATACCGTGGTTATTTTCGATAGAATTAGAGAATTTGCTGGTACACATACCAACTGGAAATATAGCGAAGTTGTAGACAAAGCCTTAAGTTCTACTTTAGGAAGAACCATAAATACATCTTTAACAACATTATTAGTAATGTTAGCGATCTTCTTATTTGGTGGTGATTCTATTAAAGGATTTATGTTTGCACTAATTGTAGGTGTAGCAGTAGGTACGTATTCATCATTATTTGTGGCAACACCAATTATGTACGACACAACAAAAAAAGAAGAAAAAAACAAATAGTTTTATTTTAAATAAGAGAAACCGTTTTTAAACTCTGTAAATCAGATTAAAAACGGTTTTTTCTTTAATATATAGCTATTATATTTGCATTCCTTATGAGTATTTTACAACTTCAAGATTTATACTTTAAACCTTTCATCAAAAAAGATGAATTAAGTGCTATAGTAAAACATTTAGCAGAACAAGTAAAAGAAGATTTACCTAAAAACGAAGTACCTATTTTTGTAGGTATTTTAAACGGTTGCTTTTTATTCGCTGCAGATTTTATTAGAGAGTTTAATGGCAATTGCGAAGTATCTTTTGTAAAATTAGCCTCTTACCAAGGTACATCAACAACAGATACAGTAAAACATTTAGTGGGTATTAATGAAGATTTAACAGGTAGAACTGTTATTATATTAGAAGATATTATTGATACAGGAAATACCCTTCAAGAAATTTATAATATCTTTAAAAACTTAGATGTTAAAAAATTAAAAATAGTATCATTATTTTTTAAACCAGATGTGTTTAGAAAAGAATTACCAATAGATTATATAGGTAAAAGTATTGAAGACAAATTTATTGTTGGATATGGATTAGATTACAATGGAATAGGAAGAAATTATCCAGAAATATATCAATTAACACCAAAACCCAAAATGAAAAACATCGTATTATTTGGCCCTCCAGGAGCAGGAAAAGGAACACAAGCAAACTTCTTAAAAGAAATGTACAATTTAGTACACATTTCTACAGGAGATGTTTTTCGTTTCAATATTAAAAACGCTACTGAATTAGGTTTACTAGCCAAAAAATATATGGATGAAGGCGATTTAGTACCAGATGAAGTTACCATAAATATGCTAAAAGCAGAAGTAGAAAAAAATGCAGATGCCAATGGTTTTATTTTTGATGGTTTTCCTAGAACACAATCTCAGGCAGAAGCTTTAGATGCCTTTTTAGGTGATAAAGGAGAACAAATTAATGCAATGGTTGCTTTAGAAGTACCAGAAGATGTGTTAGTAACGCGCTTGTTAGAAAGAGGAAAAACAAGTGGTAGAACTGATGATACTGATGAATCTAAAATTAGAAATCGTTTTAACGAATACAACACAAAAACGGCTATTCTAAAAGACTATTTTGATGCCCAAAACAAATACTATGGAATTAATGGTGTTGGTTCTATAGAAGATATTACCAAAAGAATTGCAGAAGTATTTGATACTTTATAAAAAAGTAATCATACATTTACAAAACACACGCTCAAATACTAAAAATGACAGAAGGAAACTTTGTAGATTACATAAAAATATATGCTTCTTCTGGTAAAGGTGGACAAGGTTCTGCTCATTTACACAGAGAAAAATATATAACCAAAGGTGGTCCTGATGGTGGTGATGGAGGACGTGGAGGACACATAATTTTACGTGGAGATAAAAATATGTGGACTTTATTTCACCTAAAATTTAAACGTCATTTTAGAGCAGAAGGTGGTGGAGCAGGAAGTAAAAGTAGAAGTTCTGGTGCAGATGGTGAAGACATTTATGTTGATGTACCTCTAGGAACAATTATTAAAGATGCTGATACTGATGAAGTAATTGTAGAAATTACTGAAGACAAAAAAGAAGTTATTTTATTACGTGGTGGAAAAGGCGGACTTGGAAACTGGAATTTTAAATCATCTACTAATCAAACTCCTAGATATGCACAACCTGGTATGGATGGTGCAGAAGGTTGGTTTAGAATTGAATTAAAATTATTAGCAGATGTTGGATTAGTTGGTTTCCCAAATGCGGGTAAATCTACTTTATTGTCTGTTATAACTGCTGCAAAACCAAAAATTGCAGATTATGCTTTTACAACCTTAAAACCAAACTTAGGTATTGTAGAACATAGAAATCATCAAACTTTTGTAATGGCAGATATTCCTGGTATTATAGAAGGTGCTGCAGAAGGTAAAGGTTTAGGACATCGTTTTTTACGTCATATAGAGCGTAATTCTGCGTTGTTATTCTTGATTCCTGCAGATTCTGATGATATTAATAAAGAATATGAAATCTTGTTAAATGAGCTTAAAAAACACAATCCTGAGTTATTAGACAAAGATAGATTGCTAGCCATTTCTAAAACAGATATGTTAGATGATGAACTAAAAGCAGAAATAAAAGCTGATTTACCAAAAGGTATAGAAGCTCTGTTTATATCTTCTGTTGCGCAATCTGGGTTACAAGAATTAAAAGACAAACTTTGGAAAATGTTGAATTAAACTTTTTTTAAACAGTAAAATACAAACTCAAACTTTAAAACGTTTGAGTTTTTTTGTGTCTATAATTTAATTCTAATTGGCAATTGATATTTTGTAGTAACAGGAATTCCTCTTTTTACAGCAGGTAAAACAGTTGGTAAACTATCAATAGAACTACGAATTACATTTTCTAATTCTGGTAATTCTGCATTTACTTGACTTGACTGTAATCCGTCAAAAACTATTTCTCCTTTTACGTTGATAATTAAATCTACCAAAACAGTAGTATCAATAGAATCTTTAATAGAAAAAGTATGTTTTTGTAACTCCTCTCCTATTTTTTGATGTATTGTATTTCTAAAACAATCTTGTTTTTTTATTTTATCAATAAAAGAATCGCAATCTTTAAAAGACGGAAAAGTATCTACAGAAGTAAAATCTACAATAGTATCTATAACTTGTACATTCTTGTTTTTAGAGAAAGAGAATTTATCGCACGAAGTGCAAAAAATCATCAAAATTAAAAAAGAAAAAACGCGCATTTATAGTTTTCTTATAAAGCGTAAAATTACTAAATTTTAATGACTTTTAATTTAAAGTTTCTCCTCTTAAAAAATACTCCTTTTTAATCTCTTTTATCCTATTTCTAACAAAAGCAGACATCCCTTCATCAGTATCATAAAAAGTTTCTATATATTTTATATAATGCTTGTAAGCTATCTTTTTATCCTTGTAATAATCATCAGAAAGTTTGGCTAATTGATACAAAGCTCTGTAATTTCTTGGGTTTTCTTTATAAGCATTTTGATATGCATTTATAGCTTGTTTTGGTTTTTTTAATTCATAAAACACTCTTGCCATTCCATAATATTCTTCATCTCTTTTTTCTTTTCCAATAAAAGTAGCCATTATATAATTCATTCTTGCTGAATTATATTTCTCTTGCTTAAAATCGATATGCCCTAAATATGTATGTGCTTTAAAATTTTCTCTGTCTTTAAATTTTAATTTGGTAAAATATTTTTTAGCTTTATCTAAACTATCAATATTATAATACGCTTTACCTAAAAGTGATGTGCCATAGGTTTCTTTAGTATAAAGTGAATCTATATTTAATAAAAATGGTATACTTTCTTTGTACTTTTTATCTCTAAAAAATTGATTTATTTTTAATTTATTTAAGTCTAAATCGTTGGGCGAAATTGCCAAACCTTTATTTACAAATAGCTGAGTAGAGTCTAAATCTTTTAATTTATGAAAACTTTTAGCCAATCTAGAAATTGCTTTAATGTGTGTAGAATCTTTTTGATATGTATCTATAAAACTATTAATCATAGGATCTCTTTGGCCATTTAAAGCATAAGACAACCCTAAATGATAAGAATAATTCGCATTTTCGAAATCGTTTTTAACCAAATATTTAAAAGTAGCTACTGCTTTTTTCGGCTTTTTGTTAATGAGATAAAGTTTACCCAATTGATATTTTAACACCAAATTCAAAGAGTCTTTGGCTAATATTTCTTCATAAATAGGTATGGCTTTTTTTGATTGCTTTAAAGCCCTATAATTTTTAGCCAACTTTAATTTTGCTTTTTCATTATCATTAAAAGTTATGGCTTGTTCTAAATAAAAAGCTGCTTTTTTATAATTATCTATAGACTCATAAATAACCGCTTTTTTATAGTTTGATAAAAAGGAAGCTTCCTTATTATCTAATTCTTTTAACGCCAATTTATATCTGCCTTTGGCAAACAAACTATCTGCAACAGAAAAAGTTGAAGTTTGAGCTTCAACTTTTACAATCGCAAATATTAATATAAATAAAATCTTCTTTTTCATAAATCGTTTATTCTATAAATATGGTAAAAGGTATTGAATATTTTACTGTTATATTTTTTCCTTGGTGTTCTCCTGGAGTCATTTTAGGTAAAGAATTCATCACATTTAAAACTTCATTTTTAATTTCTTCATGTGGTGCTCTTACTTTTACATCAACAACATCTCCTTCTTTATCAATTTTAAAAGCGATAAAAACTCTTTTTCTACCTGGTGCTAAACCTAATGTTTTTGGCATTTCTGAATCAAAGTTTTTAGTAAAATGTTTTTGAACCATTAAAGAAAAACACTTTCTATCTCCTTCTTCACAACCAGGAAAAGTAGGTACTTTGTCTATTACCATAAATGAAACTTCTTCTGTTTCAGTTTTAGAATCTGTGGAACCTTTTTTATAATCATCTGGATTATAAAGGTGAATTAATACCTTTCTACCTGTTTTCGTTTGATAAAGTTGATGATCATCTTGACTTAAATCAGATCCTCTTTCTTTTTCACCTTTAAACATTGTATCAAATTCAGTTCTTTCTTCTGTTGACAGCGATTCAAGATTTGTTTTTTTGAAATCTGAAGGAACTGTAACACCAACATAAATATCAAAATAAGAGTATTTATCTTTAGACTCAGATGTTTTAATTTCACCATCTTTAAATGAAAAATACATTTTTTGAAGTTCCAGTTTATTTTCTATTATTTCAGTTGAACTTTCATCAGAACAAGAAGTATAAAAAAGCATACTTGCTAATACAGGAATCAATACTAAATACTTTAATTGGTTCATTTTTTTGGATTGTTTTTTAGTCATCATAGTAATTCTTTTTTTAATGAAAGTGGGTTTATAAAATTGATTGATAAACATTATGTTTTCAACCTGAAAAAAGTTGGATAGTAAATTATTAATATAGCTTTCTTTGTTTTCGGATTTACTAACTTCTGCATCAGAAATATATTCGTGAATTAAAGTGATTCTCTTTTGATAAACATAAATCATAGGATTAAACCACATTACAATTTTTAAGAATTCGAACAACAATAAATCTAAAGAATGTTTTTGTTGGCTATGTACAATTTCGTGTTTAATTATCTTATCTCTATTGGTTTCTTTAATGGCAGCTCCTAAAAAAATATAATTGAAAAATGAAAAGGCTTTGGTTTCATTAGGAATCATTATCAAACTAAAATCAGATAATTTTTGAACTCCGTATTTTTTAATAAAGTTGATAATCTTAACGAGTTTTATTAGAAATAAAAAAGTACATAATGTAACTCCAATCCAAAATAAAATATTAATATAATTTATAGATTCTGTAAAATTATCAGTTGTTATACTTTCTTTAATTACTTTATCTGGATTTAAAACAATTTCTGGTAATTGTATAAAAAATTCTTGTGGAACAGCTTTTCTAAAGGTTGGTATTTTTATCAACGGAATTAAAAAAGACAATATTGGTGTACTTAATAAATACCATCTATTCTTTGTGAAAAAAGTTTCTTTGCTTAAAAAGAAGTCATAAATAGCTAAGAACAAAACTTGGAATAAAATAACTTGAAGGATGTAATTAATCATTAGGTTTTTATTTTTTATACTTTTTATTTTTTATACTTTTTATTTTGTCACTTCGAGTGATTTTATTGAGATGGTAATCGAAATAAAATTATATCGAGAAGCTATTTATTAG contains:
- a CDS encoding adenylate kinase; the encoded protein is MSILQLQDLYFKPFIKKDELSAIVKHLAEQVKEDLPKNEVPIFVGILNGCFLFAADFIREFNGNCEVSFVKLASYQGTSTTDTVKHLVGINEDLTGRTVIILEDIIDTGNTLQEIYNIFKNLDVKKLKIVSLFFKPDVFRKELPIDYIGKSIEDKFIVGYGLDYNGIGRNYPEIYQLTPKPKMKNIVLFGPPGAGKGTQANFLKEMYNLVHISTGDVFRFNIKNATELGLLAKKYMDEGDLVPDEVTINMLKAEVEKNADANGFIFDGFPRTQSQAEALDAFLGDKGEQINAMVALEVPEDVLVTRLLERGKTSGRTDDTDESKIRNRFNEYNTKTAILKDYFDAQNKYYGINGVGSIEDITKRIAEVFDTL
- the secDF gene encoding protein translocase subunit SecDF, with translation MQNKGLIKIFAILFGLVSLYQLSFTFLANKVEDDAVTYANNKTVEGDDARQKAAYERKYLDSVANKDIIDLGIAEYSYNDVKDKEMNLGLDLKGGINAILQVSVKEVLKSLANDSKNEVFNNALEAADLRLKNSNSNYLDLFFEEFEKIAGTTKLSDPSIFGTKALSEKISFDEDNATVKETLQEEINGSIVTTLEVLRSRIDKFGVASPKIQRIGNSGRIQIELPGAKDIDRVSKLITSKAELQFWEVHSNVEVQNFFFSANAKVAELLKDDSVLEVEKDTTKKDEIDDLLGEESDSTNVQKNLFTYLMPNFAQSQQQVSSVVAYAKVLDTATVNDLLSKKEIRALLPKEVKYAKFLWDYKSNTSNDDTSEIIALYAIKGNRNDVANIEGDVILDAGQVFDQLNKPEVSMTMNTSGSKQWAKLTGDNTGGFVAVVLDDYVYTAPSVPGAITGGRTSISGGTMTVAEAEDIATVLKAGKLPAAARMIQAQVVGPSLGQEAIDASFISFGLAIVLVLLWMILYYGKAGLYSDIALIVNILFIFGILASFGAVLTLPGIAGIILTIGMSVDANVIIFERIKEGLFKKKGLKQSVEEGFSFKGALSAIIDANITTFLTGIILYVFGTGPIKGFALTLMIGILTSFFTAVFITRILIDGAVNKGSILTFNTSISKGWFQNINVEFLKKRKIAYIISGAIILAGLVSIWQIGLKQGVDFKGGRSYVVRFDQDMSATEVASTLKDAFGTAPEVKTYGQANQLKITTVYKIEEEGQEIDDVVQNALYTGLKSYLGDTTYENFKPGFEKEGAGVMSSIKVEPTIADDIKTSALYAVFGSLLVVFLYILLRFRKVSFSIGAVLAVFHDVLIVLGVFSITYSFMPFDMEIGQSFIAAILTVVGYSLNDTVVIFDRIREFAGTHTNWKYSEVVDKALSSTLGRTINTSLTTLLVMLAIFLFGGDSIKGFMFALIVGVAVGTYSSLFVATPIMYDTTKKEEKNK
- the mdh gene encoding malate dehydrogenase, which codes for MKVTVVGAGAVGASCAEYIAIKDFASEVVILDIKEGFAEGKAMDLMQTASLNGFDTKITGSTSDYSKTANSDVCVITSGIPRKPGMTREELIGINAGIVKTVSSSLIEHSPNTIIIVVSNPMDTMTYLVHKTTGLPKNRIIGMGGALDSARFKYRLAEALGAPISDVDGMVIGGHSDKGMVPLTRLATRNSVPVSEFISEERLEQVLQDTKVGGATLTGLLGTSAWYAPGAAVSGLVQAIACDQKKIYPCSTLLDGEYGLSDLCIGVPVVLGKNGIESIVEINLSDAEKAHLEESAAGVSKTNGLLEL
- the recQ gene encoding DNA helicase RecQ; amino-acid sequence: MTNQTNTILKNVFGYDNFRPLQEEIINRTLEGKDSFVLMPTGGGKSMCFQIPALIFNGITIVVSPLISLMKDQVQALKSNGIKADFFNSSISVEEENNVINKAINGELQLLYLSPEKLITVSNSWLKQLNIKLVAIDEAHCVSMWGHDFRPEYTQLKIFRNSLPNVPFMALTATADKSARKDIEAQLGLRNSKLFISSFDRKNLSIEVRGQVTKKKKLQEIITFIKRRKNESGIIYCLSRKNTEEVANYLQGEGHNVAFYHAGMSNEEREKTQTDFINDETKIIVATIAFGMGIDKSNVRFVIHYNLPKNLEGYYQEIGRAGRDGLPSETMLYYNMRDFVLYSQFADDGANTAMQKEKLNRMLQFAEAKSCRRKILLSYFGEHLTENCGNCDVCENPPKDFDGTILSQKALSGIARMKEKDGITMLINVLRGSNNADIHSNQYFNLKTYGIGKEISFFDWRDYVIQMANQGLIEIMYAENSALKITPIGWQVLKGQKKIRLTTPISPNDKKKKQKIVKTTVLGDVNNDLFTALKKLRHSIAKEENMPAYIVFNDKTLKLMASEQPTTENEFLAISGVGMSKMEKYGDDFMNVIREFNNVAKPRKTPTTQKTFDLYKQGLNPKEIAEKRELSVTTIFSHLSQLYSEGKDINLEKYVSEEIIDKVRIVFNQLNRKQELKPIYEKLNEEVSYSQIRIGITLILKNE